The genomic segment ACATTTAGCAGTGCAGAAGATGCGCATGCTTATATTAAAGCGGAAGGCGCACCTATCGTGATTAAGGCCGACGGTCTTGCGGCGGGTAAAGGTGTCGTCGTCGCGATGTCCCTAGAGGAAGCACATGCAGCGGTCGATATGATGTTACTTGATAATAAAATGGGTGACGCTGGTGCCCGTGTTGTTATTGAAGAGTTTATGCAAGGCGAAGAAGCTAGCTTCATTGTCATGGTAGATGGTGAGAATGTGTTAGCGCTTGCAACAAGTCAAGATCACAAACGACTGCTTGATGGTGATGCAGGCCCAAACACGGGAGGCATGGGTGCTTACTCTCCTGCGCCTATAGTTACTCCGGAAGTTCACGGCAGGGCAATGCGAGAAGTGATTATGCCAACCGTGCAAGGCATGGCTAAAGATGGTCACCCATACACTGGCTTTTTATATGCTGGTTTAATGATTGATGAACATGGCGCACCACGTGTCGTTGAGTTCAACTGCCGTATGGGCGACCCGGAAACCCAGCCAATTATGGCTCGCTTGAAAACGGATCTAGTTGATTTGGTTGAAGCGGCTGTAAAAGGCACATTAGATCAAGTAGAGGCAGAATGGGATCGCCGTGTTGCTTTAGGCGTTGTGTTAGCGGCGGAAGGGTATCCTGATGCACCGAAAAAAGGTGCTGTGATTACAGGATTAAACCATCAGGTTGAAGATGTGACGGTTTTCCATGCAGGCACTACATTTAACGATGAAAAAGCAGTGACTGTAAGTGGCGGCCGTGTGCTTTGCGTGACTGCACTTGGCGAAAACGTGAAGCAAGCACAAACCAAAGCATATGAAGTCGCCGATCAAATCGAGTTTGCAGGTAAGCAATTACGCAGAGACATTGGTTACCGTGCGGTTGGTCGCCGTTAATGTTCAAACGGTTAACCATTCAACGTGATCGCTTAGTTAGCCAATATTTGAAAGGTGGGGTATTGAATTACCCTACCGAGTCTTGCTACGGATTGGGTTGCAAACCTAGCGATCCCAATGGACTCAAACGGATCTTACGTATCAAAGGTCGTCCGCAACATAAAGGGATGATTGTGATTGCTCATGAAATTGCACAACTCAAAGGCTTAATCGAGCCATTGAGTGATGAGGACGTTCGCATCCTTAAGCAATTTTGGCCAGGTCCGTTTACCTTCCTTCTTCCGGCCTCGAAAAAAGTACTACCTTTATTGAGAGGCAAGCATAGAACTTTGGCGGTCCGCATTACTAATCACCCAGTTGCTGCAAGCATTTGCAAACAGGTAGGCGCCTTGGTGTCGACTAGTGCGAATAAAGCAGGTTGTCCATCAATCAAGTCTGCTCGCAATGGTCAAAAAGTATTCGGACAAAAAGTGCTAACGATTGCGGATCGGATCGGGAAGTACAGCCAGCCCTCTACCATTATTGATTTTTCTAGTGGAAGGGTGCTGCGTGGACAGCTAACTAAAGATCAGCAAAATTTGATTAAAAACAGAGTTTTATAGAAAGCCGCTGAGAAGTTTTGCTATTTCAGTTAGAATTCGAGCGAAATTGTGTTGCGTATCACCAAAGCGATTATCTCAATACTTAAGATGTCGCTCTAATTTATTTGTTAGTGAAAAAGTTTATCGTTCATGCCCCTTTATACATTAGGGATTAATCATCACACAGCGCCACTAGCGATTCGGGAGCAGGTTGCATTCCAACCTGACCGGTTGCCTGCTGCCTTGAACGAAATGCTCGATAAACTAGCCGCTCATGAAGCAGCCATTCTTTCGACCTGTAATAGGACGGAAATCTATTGCAATGCCGATACACCGGAAGCCGCGATTGATTGGCTTGCCGAATATCATCAAATTAGCCGTCATCAGATTGAGCCTTATGTGTACGCGCTACCAGCAGAGGATGCCATTCGCCATGCATTTAGAGTGGCTAGCGGCTTAGACTCTATGGTGCTAGGTGAAACTCAGATTCTCGGACAACTAAAAGACGCCGTTAAAACCGCGGAAGATGCTGGTACGCTTGGCAGCTTATTAAATAAGTTATTCCAAAAGACATTTTCAGTGGCCAAAGCAGTCCGCTCGGAAACGGAAATTGGCAGTAATTCAATTTCGATGGCAGCGGCAGGCGTTAGATTAGCAGAACGCATTTTCCCATCTATTGCTGATCAGCAGGTGCTTTTTGTTGGCGCAGGTGAAATGATTGAACTTTGCGCAGCCCATTTCTGTGCGCAAAATCCTAAAAAAGTAGTCATTGCCAATAGAACCGTTGAGCGTGGGCAAGAGTTAGCCTCGCGCTTTCAGGGCCAAGCAGTGGCACTAAACACGCTACCAGATATTCTCCATCAGTTTGATATTGTCGTTTCCTGTACGGCAAGCCCACTTCCTATTATAGGCAAGGGGATGATGGAGCGAGTCATCAAGCAGCGTAAACACAGACCTGTGTTCATGGTGGACTTGGCTGTGCCGCGCGACATTGAGCCTGAAATTGCACAAATGGATGATGTGTTTCTTTATACCGTCGATGATTTATCGGTGGTGGTAAAAGAAGGCATGGATGCGCGTCAAACTGCAGTGAACCATGCAGAAGCAATTATCGATCAGCAAGTTCAAGAGTTTTTGCAATGGCTAGATAACCAAGCGGTTGTGCCCACCATCAAAAGCTTAAGAGACCATGCGGATCGGATTGCCAGAAACGAATTAGAACGCGCAAAGAAACGACTGGCAGCAGGAGATGCACCAGAGAAGGTGTTGGAACAACTAGCGAATGCGATTAGCAATAAATTTACCCACCCGCCTACGCTCGCATTGCAACAAGCAGCACCACATGAGCGAACTGATCTGATCCGTCACGTTTGCCGTTTATTTCATATTCAAGACCATCATTAGCGTTTCCCCGCTAATTAGCCCTCCCTTGCTTTCTTACATGCATGCTATAGTCCATGCAAATTAAACGGATGTTCGTATCAAATGAAACCATCGATCCTTGAAAAATTAGCCCAACTGGCTAATCGACTTGAAGAAGTTGGTCATCTTCTCGCCAGTGAAAACGCCACGGCAGATATGACACAGTACACCAAGCTAACCCGAGAGCATGCTGAGCTCACGCCGGTTGTTGAGCTATATCATCGTTTTCAGCAGGTAGGAAAAGATATCGAGGCCGCTCAAGAAATGCTGAGTGATCCAGATATGAAGGAGCTTGCAGAAGAAGAACTACAAGCAGGCAAAGAAACCATTGAAGCGTTAGAGGTTGAGCTACAAAAAGCCTTGCTACCTAAAGACCCTAACGATGAGCGCAACGTATTTATTGAAATCCGCGCGGGTACGGGTGGTGATGAATCTGCGTTGTTTGCAGCGGATTTATTTAGGATGTACAGCCGCTTTGCTGAGCGTCAGCGTTGGCAAGTGGAAGTACTTTCAGCCAATGAGTCTGATTTAGGCGGCTATAAGGAAGTTATTGCTCGTCTAATAGGTTTTGGTGCGTATTCACAGCTTAAATTTGAATCTGGCGGCCACCGCGTCCAGCGCGTCCCGGCGACAGAAACACAAGGTCGTATTCATACCTCGGCTTGCACGGTGGCGATATTACCGGAAGCGGATGAACTTGAAGAAGTGAATATTAACCCTGCCGATCTTCGGATTGATACCTACCGTGCCTCTGGTGCGGGTGGTCAGCATATTAACAAAACAGACTCGGCCGTACGGGTAACCCACTTACCGACGGGTATTGTGGTGGAGTGCCAGGATGATCGCTCCCAGCACAAAAACAAAGCGCGTGCCTTAGCCGTGCTGGCGGCAAGGATTCAGGACAAGGAACGTCAGGCACGTCATGCGGCAGAAGCTGCGACACGCAAATCGCTAATTGGATCGGGAGATCGTTCTGAGCGAATCCGTACTTACAACTACCCTCAAGGTCGTATTACAGACCATCGCATCAATTTAACCCTATATAAAATTGATGCGATTATGGACGGAGATTTGACCGAGTTAACGCAGTCATTAATCACCGAACATCAGACAGAACTCTTGGCTGAATTAGCCAACGAAAATTGATCGGATGATCGAACGAAAAAAGGAAGCCGTGTGCTTCCTTTTTTATTTCCTTCTTAAAACCGAAATTTTTTTACCTTTCTTGTAACAATTCCTGGTTTTCTCCGACTAAAGACCATATACCCTTTAAGATAGCTACTTAGGTAGTCATTTTGATCCACAGGAGAGCGAGATGTTAATCAAACGTCCGAGTGATATAGCCCCTTCCGAAATCACCAGTAAATCTTTATTCGAATCTCGTCGAGAGTGGATGAAAATGGCTAGCGGCCTTTTAGTGGCTGGAAGTGGTTTGATTTCCATGGAGGCAGAAGCGGGATTTCAGAAGCTAATGAAAAGCCCCTTATCGACAACAGGCAAAGATGACCCGATCAATACGCTCGCGGAAATTACTAGTTATAACAACTACTATGAATTTGGCACAGGCAAAGATGACCCAGCTCAAAATGCAAAAGGATTTAAGGCTCGTCCGTGGACATTAACGGTAAGCGGCGAAGTCGGCAAACCTCAGACGTATGATATTGATGCACTCATAAAACGCATCCCACTTGAAGAGCGTATCTATCGCTTACGTTGCGTTGAAGGATGGTCGATGGTGATTCCGTGGGTGGGATTTCCTTTAGCCACTTTGCTGAAAGAAGTCGCCCCTAACAGTAATGCAAAATTTGTTGCCTTTGAAAGCATCAAGCGACCTAAAGAAATGATTGGCCAACAAGAAGAAGTACTCGCATGGCCATATGTTGAAGGCTTGCGATTAGATGAGGCAATGCATCCTCTCACTATTCTTGCGGTGGGTTTATATGGCGATATTCTTCCCAATCAAAACGGAGCACCAGTTCGACTGGTGGTGCCATGGAAGTATGGATTTAAAAGCATCAAAGCGGTACAGAATATTCGTCTAGTACAACAAATGCCGCCAACGAGCTGGAACAGAGCCAACTCAAGAGAATATGGTTTTTACTCGAACGTGAACCCTGCGGTTGACCACCCTAGATGGAGCCAGAAAACCGAACGTAGAATTGGTGAATTTAGCAGAAGGCCAACCCTTCCCTTTAATGGATACGCAAATCAAGTCGCCCATTTATATCAGGGAATGGATCTGAAAAAGTACTACTAACGCCAGATGATTAAGCATATGAACAAGAGACATTGGACGTTTTGGTTGAAATGCGCGCTTTGGCCGGTGTTGCTATTCCCTGCCGTAAGAATTGCTTATGGGCTTTGGTCTGACCTCACCCATGGCACACTGCTACTTACCGCCAATCCTGTTGAATACATGATTCGCCAAAGTGGATACTGGGGCTTATGTTGGTTGCTAGCGGGGTTAGCTATTCGTCCAATCGGAAAGATGCTTCCTAAAGAGGGACTAATTCGGACAAGAAGGCTGGTTGGACTATTTGGATTTGCTTATATCATCGTGCATTTTTCTCTTTATGCATGGCTTGAACAATCACTGATGCTTAGTGAAATAACGCATGACATTGCTCAGCGGCCATTTATTTTATTCGGCATGATTGGGTTAATCATATTGCTGCCGCTAGCATTAACATCCACACAATGGAGCCAGAAGAAACTGGGAGGTAATCGGTGGAGAACCCTGCATAAGGGGGCGTACATTGCGCCTATATTTGGTGCGATCCACTACTACTTTTTAGTTAAAGCAGATCATCATTTGCCGATTCTTTTTGCATGTGTGCTTGTTGGATTGTTGAGTACCAGACTGCCTTTGTTGCTAGCATTCCGAAAGAAGCATCCTCAATAAAAAAGGAGGAAAATCATTCCCTCCTTTTTTATTGCCTAGCGCACAGCCATTAGCAGACATCTTCTTTTAACGAATCAGGATTCATCCCAATTGCCAATGCTCCCCAGTGTCGCCCATTGATGTAGATAGGCGCAGACACCGTCGCCAATACTTGTCCAGTATCACGAGTGTAGGTTTGTAACAGTAAGCTAAGCTTGCTTTTTGAGAGGCTCTGGATACCAGACTCGGTGAATATCCGTTTGTGTCGACTATCGACTAAATCTTTTTCTGCATTGCCGGTCTGCTCTCTGGCGAACCAACTGTTATGCGTTGGCGCATAGCCATGATCGTCAAAACATAGCGCAAAAATACAACCGGGTATTTTCTTGGCTAGCTCATCATAGATTTGTTGGAACTCCGAAGAGAAACACTCATCCCAAGTGGTGTGGTATTTCGCCGGCTGTGTATTTGGAATTTGCTTATATTGGCGATCAAAAAAGTCTACGCCCTGATTTGCCAAGCGTTGAAGCTTACCTTGGATCAATTCTTTTGATGCCTGAACATGGGTGATGGCAAAATCCATTGGGCCAACCCCTACTCGGAATCGGGATACTAGCGCCTGTACATTGGATGTATTTTCAGTTAGTTCTTTTGACGCATCCTTAGATAACTGCATCTGCTGCTTGATGTTTTCGGTGCCGTCATGGATTTCAGAAACCGTGCCATTAATTTGCTGATTCACCGCTGAAAACCCACCAATTCTGACGGTGATATCTGCCAATTGCGTGGCGATATTCTCATACGCCTGAATCATGCTCTTGAAGTTATCCGCAGACACTGCAACCACATCACGTGTAATCGATGTATCTTGGTGAATCTCTTCCGTTTCGGACTTCGTATTTGAAACTAGGCTAATCACATTATCGATATTCGCTGCAATTTCATCTGTCGCAGAGCGCACTTTAACTGCAAGATTTCTCACTTCATCCGCTACAACAGCAAATCCTCGTCCCGCTTCACCGGCCCTAGCTGCCTCAATAGAAGCATTGAGCGCCAACAGGTTAGTCTGGTCAGAAATGGATTTAATTAAATCGACAATTTGGCGAATGCTAGAAGTGCTTTGGTATAAGTGATCTACGGTTACGTTAAATTGTCCGACTTTATCGCTGATCGTGTTGATACGACTCATCACGTTCATCAACTCTGCGTAGGATTCGTTAGCTTTTCCTAGGTTTTCGGTATTGTGATCTGCAATCGCATGCGTTAACTCACTCACTAACTGTACTGACTGAGTGGCCTCGGTACTGTTAGCGTAAATTCTGTCAGCTAGCTGACTTTGCACCTCTGCACTTTTCGCCGTGAGATTAATGTTTCGATCATTGATTGCGGACGTTACTCCGATATGTAGAACGGATGCTCGTACCTGCTGAATAATAGTCCTAAGATTCACCAAGAAACGGTTATAGGCATCGGACATATCCTTAATTTCATCATAGGTAATTACGGGGATATCCCTCGTTAAGTCCCCCTGCCCTTTTCCTAGTTCATCAAAAATGTGCGTTACTTGATTTAACGGCCTAACAATTAAGAAACGAAGATACCAAACCAAGAAAAAGACAAAAACGGTTGTCACCACCGAAATGCCAATGATCCAATAAATTGCATTTTCAAAGAGAGCCTGAATACTTGCAGTTGTCTCCAATGGCAAATTGGCGGCAGAGATCACAGACGTTACTTCGGACGAGTAATAGGACAAGACCAGTAGAATAGCGCCTTGGAATAACAGCACAAAGAAAAAACTACATAATTTTTTGGATAACGAATTCCAAAAGGTTTTTTCAATCCATGTGTATAGCTGCCAAAAGGCTGTCATGTCTTCTCTCCAAAGCGGCCTACCGCAATGCCAGTTAATATAGCAAGTCAATGAAACGGGAGGTTGACCCCTATCAAACCGGACGTGTTTTGTAATGTTAGGTTAGACAGTGGATGGCATTTCTGCAAGGGTGATAAACAATTTCAAAGCGGATTAGAAAGTATATTTCGATCGTTTTTGATACTTAAACAGTAAAAAAGCAAGAAAATAGAAAACCACTAAGCATGGCCAAAGATCGGCAGCAAGATTTGCAACAGCCGTAAAATTTTGAAGATGTCCTAATGACCATTTAAAGATATGCAGCATGGCGACAGGATTGGCGGTCAATGGCCAGTGATAGCTAATGACTTGCTCTAACAAAATAAGCACTAAACCACCAAGGGCTAGGTACACTCGTTTAAATCGAATTAATAATGGCAACATGAGCCACCCCAAACACTGAGCCAATGCAATATTTAGGTTTAGCCAACTAAACAAGTAGCCAGGCGTCAACAATAACCCGGCAAGCGCTAACTTCATTAATAATGTAAGGAGCGAAAGTGTTAAGAGTATAGGATAAAAGTATCGATTACTACGTACTAGCATGGCCACAAAAATGCTGACGCATAAGAAATGCACTAAGGAACCACTAACCTCTAATATGCGCAGAAAAAGACCAGGATCAGAGATCGGAGACTCGAATGGCTGAGGTAATCCTTGAGGTTTGACCACAATGCCAAACATGGGCATTGCAGGGTCGGACTGAGCAATAAACCATATCACACCCAGTACCAAGGCATAGTCTGCCAATAACCCTTCCGCAAAAACATGGTATCGCCAACGACGGATTTCCAAAGAGAATGGTAAGCGTCGAAAAACGGGCGGGATCAAAGCACCTAACATACCCCCCAAAGAATTGGCCAGTAAATCGACATTGGATGCATTACGACCAGGCAAGAACATCTGCACAGATTCGATAGTAAAACTCAGTAATGCACACAGGCCAGCGGAGATGATCCAAGCAGCTACAGCATGATGACGTTGCCTAAAATCTTGTCGACAAGCAATCCCTAATGGAATAAATGCCACAATGTTTAAGCCAAAATCAAATCGAGAAAAATAATAAGGCCAATGATATGAAAGAAAGGCCCAGAGAGGGGTGCCATTATCTCGCCAGCCTGTAAACGGAAATAAGCCAGCCCACAATAATAGGATGGCAAAACCAAGTGCAAAAAATCTTGGTACACGACTGTGTTTCGGTGGGCGTGCGAGATAGCTAATCGTAAACATAAGAACTAGAAAATACCGTTTTGCAGCTAGCGGGGCAAGCGAATATTAAACATGTAGATGGAATATTTGTAAATTATGTGAAGTATTTAATCAGCGATTGTGCGAAATGGCTGAATTTGATAACTTATGGTATCTCCATAATGATATGATCAGTAATAGATTAGCCTAATAAAACAGCAAGCAAATACGGCTTTCGAATTGCTTAGCGGGGAATTTATGCGTACACCAGTCATTTTAATCGTTGATGACGAACCATTTAACGTTGAAATTATTTGCGAATATTTGAGTGGGCTCAATTGCGAACTCATTACCGCAGAAGATGGCGAAACAGCATGGCGCATCTTGGAAAGTGATCCAGAGCGTTTTGACTTGGTCGTCTTAGATCGCATGATGCCAGGCATTGATGGTATTGAAGTACTGGCAAGAATTAAGGCAAACCCAAAACTCAAGACGCTACCTGTCATCATGCAGACAGCCGCAGCCGCTAAAGAACAAGTGGTAGAAGGATTAAAGCTTGGTGCTTATTATTATCTAACCAAGCCTTATGAGTGTGATGTACTACTTGCAGTGATTCAAACCGCGTTGGCGGATCGATTCTCTCACTTATCTGTTGTTCAACAGATTCACGAAGAGCGAATTATTTTAGACCTTCTCAAAGAAGGTACTTTTCACGTTCAGACATTGCTGGAAGCAAAACGTTTATCTGCTTGCATTGCTAACATCACTAAAAACCCCGCGATTACTGCGCTTGGCCTTTCAGAACTAATGATTAATGCGGTTGAGCATGGCAATTTGAATATTGGTTATGATGAAAAAACTCGGTTAATGGATGAGGGCACATGGTCTTCTGAGATTGATCGCCGATTGTCTCTGGACGAACATAAGAACAAACGGGTTTCTATTCAATTAAAGCGCGACGAATCATCCACCACTGTATTGATTACAGATGAAGGTGATGGATTTGATTGGGAGCACTATATTGAACCATCCCCTCAACGAGCATTTGACTCTCATGGTCGCGGCATTGTTTTAGCCAAAAACCTATCGTTTAAATCTGTCACCTACCTTGGAAAAGGGAATCAGGTAGCGGTTGAATTAGACGTATAAAACAACACCGGATGATTGACTGGTTCAATCTGGGCAAAAAAATGGCCATACAGACGTATGGCCATTTTTTATCTCATCTAAATTACCAAGTTACATTATGGATACGCAGGGTAATTATTTGGTGCTTTAAAATCTTCACTCAAGATATGCCCAAGCGGGATTTTACGAGAACCGTTCATAAACCATTTGTTGTAGTAGGTCATGATTTCACCAGTAATAAACAAATTAGCTAGTGTTTTATTAATAGTTTTCATGAAGTCTACGTCATCTTTACGCGTCATGATGCCGTAAGGTTCAACAGACAAGTACTCATGCAAGAAGGTATAAGCATTACCACCCGCTTTGCTTTTCGCTGCCTTGTTAGCTAACAGAATGTCATCGTATGCAATGGCTTCAACCTGTTTTTTCTCTAATAACTCCCAGAGACTTTCCAAGTCTTTAGACATCACAACCTGATAACCCAATTGCTTGTCGTTAGAAACGCCTTTGAGCAACCCCTCTCCTGTCGTCCCTGCTATCACACCAACCTTTTTACCTCTCAAGTCGGAAAAGCTTTTATAACTCTTACTTTTATCTGACAGCAGACGAATACCGGCCACATACATCGTATATGAGAAGCTGTATTTCTTTTGACGTTCACGATTATTGGTTGTATCAGCACATAATGCATCGATTTTCTTGCCATCCATCAGCGTAAATCGATTTTTCGCATCAACAACATCGACCCAATTAATTTGGATTGGTTTGCCAGACGACTTTGATAAGTCCTCGACGACGCGTTTGCATAAATCAATTGAATAGCCAATTGGTTGCTTTTGGGCGTCTACATCTGAAAATGGCTCTTCACCAGGAAAGTGGCCAAGATTAATCTGACCACTAGATAAGATACGATCTAATGTTGCATCTGCTACTGAAGGTTGGGAAATCAACATAGCAGAAGCTGAGGCGACAGCCAGCAGCATCGGATTGCTACGTGAAGGATGTTTTTTTTGCATGTTTTTCTCTCCTCAAAAAACAGACAACAGTGAAACCTAAATGACTGGTCATTCACCATTAGGGGAAATACGTAGATAAATCTACCTTAGTCCAAATTGCCTGTTAATAGTAGGAGCGAATTAAAATGGCCGCTAATACAGCAAAGATAATAATTAGCAACCAAGTCTGCCGGCGCTGCTCTCTTGCTAAATGTAAATAAGCATCGGTAAGCGTCTTACTGTGGTTGGCTGACAACAATTGATCTAGTTTTCTAGGCCATTGCGGGATGCTGGTTGCCCAATGAGGCACTTCATTTTTTAGCGTTTTCCACAACCCTTTAAAACCGATTTGCTCATTCATCCAGCGTTGTAAGAATGGTTTTGCCGTTTTCCAAAGGTCTAACTCAGGGTCTAACTGACGACCTAAGCCTTCGATATTGAGAAGCGTTTTTTGCAAGAGCACTAACTGAGGCTGAATCTCTACCTGGAAGCGTCTAGATGCTTCAAACAAGCGCAATAAGACCTGACCAAAGCTAATTTCTGCTAATGGTTTATCAAAAATAGGCTCGCAAACGGCACGCACTTCTTTTTCTAGTTCATCTACCCTTGTTTCTGGTGGCACCC from the Leeia speluncae genome contains:
- the purD gene encoding phosphoribosylamine--glycine ligase; protein product: MKVLVIGSGGREHALAWKLSSSPRLSKVFVAPGNAGTALDKNLTNVPLTEISELIAFVKSEQIELTVVGPEAPLSQGVVDAFRAEGLAIFGPTKSAAQLEWSKDYAKAFMARHHIPTAKYQTFSSAEDAHAYIKAEGAPIVIKADGLAAGKGVVVAMSLEEAHAAVDMMLLDNKMGDAGARVVIEEFMQGEEASFIVMVDGENVLALATSQDHKRLLDGDAGPNTGGMGAYSPAPIVTPEVHGRAMREVIMPTVQGMAKDGHPYTGFLYAGLMIDEHGAPRVVEFNCRMGDPETQPIMARLKTDLVDLVEAAVKGTLDQVEAEWDRRVALGVVLAAEGYPDAPKKGAVITGLNHQVEDVTVFHAGTTFNDEKAVTVSGGRVLCVTALGENVKQAQTKAYEVADQIEFAGKQLRRDIGYRAVGRR
- a CDS encoding L-threonylcarbamoyladenylate synthase, whose protein sequence is MFKRLTIQRDRLVSQYLKGGVLNYPTESCYGLGCKPSDPNGLKRILRIKGRPQHKGMIVIAHEIAQLKGLIEPLSDEDVRILKQFWPGPFTFLLPASKKVLPLLRGKHRTLAVRITNHPVAASICKQVGALVSTSANKAGCPSIKSARNGQKVFGQKVLTIADRIGKYSQPSTIIDFSSGRVLRGQLTKDQQNLIKNRVL
- the hemA gene encoding glutamyl-tRNA reductase produces the protein MPLYTLGINHHTAPLAIREQVAFQPDRLPAALNEMLDKLAAHEAAILSTCNRTEIYCNADTPEAAIDWLAEYHQISRHQIEPYVYALPAEDAIRHAFRVASGLDSMVLGETQILGQLKDAVKTAEDAGTLGSLLNKLFQKTFSVAKAVRSETEIGSNSISMAAAGVRLAERIFPSIADQQVLFVGAGEMIELCAAHFCAQNPKKVVIANRTVERGQELASRFQGQAVALNTLPDILHQFDIVVSCTASPLPIIGKGMMERVIKQRKHRPVFMVDLAVPRDIEPEIAQMDDVFLYTVDDLSVVVKEGMDARQTAVNHAEAIIDQQVQEFLQWLDNQAVVPTIKSLRDHADRIARNELERAKKRLAAGDAPEKVLEQLANAISNKFTHPPTLALQQAAPHERTDLIRHVCRLFHIQDHH
- the prfA gene encoding peptide chain release factor 1; this translates as MKPSILEKLAQLANRLEEVGHLLASENATADMTQYTKLTREHAELTPVVELYHRFQQVGKDIEAAQEMLSDPDMKELAEEELQAGKETIEALEVELQKALLPKDPNDERNVFIEIRAGTGGDESALFAADLFRMYSRFAERQRWQVEVLSANESDLGGYKEVIARLIGFGAYSQLKFESGGHRVQRVPATETQGRIHTSACTVAILPEADELEEVNINPADLRIDTYRASGAGGQHINKTDSAVRVTHLPTGIVVECQDDRSQHKNKARALAVLAARIQDKERQARHAAEAATRKSLIGSGDRSERIRTYNYPQGRITDHRINLTLYKIDAIMDGDLTELTQSLITEHQTELLAELANEN
- the msrP gene encoding protein-methionine-sulfoxide reductase catalytic subunit MsrP; the protein is MLIKRPSDIAPSEITSKSLFESRREWMKMASGLLVAGSGLISMEAEAGFQKLMKSPLSTTGKDDPINTLAEITSYNNYYEFGTGKDDPAQNAKGFKARPWTLTVSGEVGKPQTYDIDALIKRIPLEERIYRLRCVEGWSMVIPWVGFPLATLLKEVAPNSNAKFVAFESIKRPKEMIGQQEEVLAWPYVEGLRLDEAMHPLTILAVGLYGDILPNQNGAPVRLVVPWKYGFKSIKAVQNIRLVQQMPPTSWNRANSREYGFYSNVNPAVDHPRWSQKTERRIGEFSRRPTLPFNGYANQVAHLYQGMDLKKYY
- a CDS encoding protein-methionine-sulfoxide reductase heme-binding subunit MsrQ; this translates as MNKRHWTFWLKCALWPVLLFPAVRIAYGLWSDLTHGTLLLTANPVEYMIRQSGYWGLCWLLAGLAIRPIGKMLPKEGLIRTRRLVGLFGFAYIIVHFSLYAWLEQSLMLSEITHDIAQRPFILFGMIGLIILLPLALTSTQWSQKKLGGNRWRTLHKGAYIAPIFGAIHYYFLVKADHHLPILFACVLVGLLSTRLPLLLAFRKKHPQ
- a CDS encoding methyl-accepting chemotaxis protein, which gives rise to MTAFWQLYTWIEKTFWNSLSKKLCSFFFVLLFQGAILLVLSYYSSEVTSVISAANLPLETTASIQALFENAIYWIIGISVVTTVFVFFLVWYLRFLIVRPLNQVTHIFDELGKGQGDLTRDIPVITYDEIKDMSDAYNRFLVNLRTIIQQVRASVLHIGVTSAINDRNINLTAKSAEVQSQLADRIYANSTEATQSVQLVSELTHAIADHNTENLGKANESYAELMNVMSRINTISDKVGQFNVTVDHLYQSTSSIRQIVDLIKSISDQTNLLALNASIEAARAGEAGRGFAVVADEVRNLAVKVRSATDEIAANIDNVISLVSNTKSETEEIHQDTSITRDVVAVSADNFKSMIQAYENIATQLADITVRIGGFSAVNQQINGTVSEIHDGTENIKQQMQLSKDASKELTENTSNVQALVSRFRVGVGPMDFAITHVQASKELIQGKLQRLANQGVDFFDRQYKQIPNTQPAKYHTTWDECFSSEFQQIYDELAKKIPGCIFALCFDDHGYAPTHNSWFAREQTGNAEKDLVDSRHKRIFTESGIQSLSKSKLSLLLQTYTRDTGQVLATVSAPIYINGRHWGALAIGMNPDSLKEDVC
- a CDS encoding VanZ family protein; the protein is MFTISYLARPPKHSRVPRFFALGFAILLLWAGLFPFTGWRDNGTPLWAFLSYHWPYYFSRFDFGLNIVAFIPLGIACRQDFRQRHHAVAAWIISAGLCALLSFTIESVQMFLPGRNASNVDLLANSLGGMLGALIPPVFRRLPFSLEIRRWRYHVFAEGLLADYALVLGVIWFIAQSDPAMPMFGIVVKPQGLPQPFESPISDPGLFLRILEVSGSLVHFLCVSIFVAMLVRSNRYFYPILLTLSLLTLLMKLALAGLLLTPGYLFSWLNLNIALAQCLGWLMLPLLIRFKRVYLALGGLVLILLEQVISYHWPLTANPVAMLHIFKWSLGHLQNFTAVANLAADLWPCLVVFYFLAFLLFKYQKRSKYTF
- a CDS encoding response regulator; translated protein: MRTPVILIVDDEPFNVEIICEYLSGLNCELITAEDGETAWRILESDPERFDLVVLDRMMPGIDGIEVLARIKANPKLKTLPVIMQTAAAAKEQVVEGLKLGAYYYLTKPYECDVLLAVIQTALADRFSHLSVVQQIHEERIILDLLKEGTFHVQTLLEAKRLSACIANITKNPAITALGLSELMINAVEHGNLNIGYDEKTRLMDEGTWSSEIDRRLSLDEHKNKRVSIQLKRDESSTTVLITDEGDGFDWEHYIEPSPQRAFDSHGRGIVLAKNLSFKSVTYLGKGNQVAVELDV
- a CDS encoding amino acid ABC transporter substrate-binding protein, whose amino-acid sequence is MQKKHPSRSNPMLLAVASASAMLISQPSVADATLDRILSSGQINLGHFPGEEPFSDVDAQKQPIGYSIDLCKRVVEDLSKSSGKPIQINWVDVVDAKNRFTLMDGKKIDALCADTTNNRERQKKYSFSYTMYVAGIRLLSDKSKSYKSFSDLRGKKVGVIAGTTGEGLLKGVSNDKQLGYQVVMSKDLESLWELLEKKQVEAIAYDDILLANKAAKSKAGGNAYTFLHEYLSVEPYGIMTRKDDVDFMKTINKTLANLFITGEIMTYYNKWFMNGSRKIPLGHILSEDFKAPNNYPAYP